In Halopseudomonas nanhaiensis, a single window of DNA contains:
- the tolA gene encoding cell envelope integrity protein TolA, whose translation MNTREDHPREGGTGRFTASAIKAVALHVVVAALLFVSFSSAPEFEPAKPIVQARLVQLNSKSPATTQTNQRIAGEAERTAAPTHEAEELERKKQEQQEAQEAASQAAADKARQEAAAAAQAERQKQVAAARAEAEKTAKQKAEAEAKRQADIARKRAEEEAQKKAAAADAAKQKAAEDAKRKAAEEAKRKAAEDAKRKAAEQAKKKAEADRVAREKREQEDARARALSELLAEETQYQRAQADQIGDEVAASFDDVIRRYVSEQWRRPPTARNGMVVEVRISMLPTGQITDAVVTRSSGDAGFDQSAVQAVKNVGRIPEMQQLSRENPAIFDRDYRNKLLRFRPEDLSF comes from the coding sequence GTGAACACACGCGAAGACCACCCGCGCGAGGGCGGAACCGGGCGATTTACCGCGTCGGCTATCAAGGCGGTTGCGCTTCACGTCGTGGTGGCGGCATTGCTGTTCGTTTCGTTCTCGTCGGCCCCTGAATTCGAGCCCGCCAAGCCGATCGTGCAGGCTCGACTCGTTCAGCTAAACTCGAAAAGTCCGGCCACCACGCAAACCAATCAGCGTATCGCCGGGGAAGCTGAGCGTACGGCTGCGCCGACGCACGAAGCCGAAGAGCTCGAGCGCAAGAAACAGGAACAGCAGGAAGCGCAGGAAGCTGCCAGTCAGGCTGCTGCAGACAAGGCCCGCCAGGAAGCTGCGGCCGCTGCGCAGGCCGAGCGGCAAAAGCAGGTTGCTGCAGCGCGCGCCGAAGCGGAAAAGACCGCCAAGCAGAAAGCCGAGGCGGAAGCCAAGCGTCAGGCAGATATTGCCCGCAAGCGCGCCGAGGAAGAGGCGCAGAAAAAAGCCGCCGCAGCCGATGCAGCCAAACAGAAGGCTGCTGAAGACGCCAAGCGCAAGGCAGCGGAAGAGGCCAAGCGAAAGGCGGCCGAGGATGCCAAACGCAAGGCTGCTGAGCAGGCGAAGAAGAAAGCCGAGGCCGACCGCGTAGCTCGAGAGAAGCGCGAACAGGAAGACGCACGGGCCCGAGCTCTGTCGGAGCTGCTCGCGGAAGAAACCCAGTATCAGCGCGCCCAGGCCGACCAGATCGGCGATGAGGTTGCGGCCAGTTTTGATGATGTCATTCGCCGCTACGTCAGCGAGCAATGGCGTCGACCGCCTACAGCGCGCAACGGCATGGTGGTCGAAGTGCGCATCAGCATGTTGCCCACGGGCCAGATCACCGATGCGGTGGTCACCCGGTCCAGTGGTGACGCGGGCTTTGATCAATCCGCGGTGCAGGCAGTCAAGAACGTCGGGCGGATCCCGGAGATGCAGCAGCTGTCGCGGGAAAACCCGGCCATCTTCGATCGCGACTATCGCAACAAGCTCTTGCGATTCAGACCAGAGGACTTATCGTTTTGA
- the tolB gene encoding Tol-Pal system beta propeller repeat protein TolB, whose product MTSKKLGGLFVALVMFCFAALAQAQNVIEITRGTDRATPIAVVPFGWSGSAPLPEDLAQITGQDLYNSGMFAPFDRQNMLSYPTRAEEIFPRDWKVLGVDYVVAGRVTHDAAADRYEIAYHLYGVAREELLMSKTVSGSRSQLRDLAHHVSDQVFEELTGTRGAFNTKLLYVSAERFSVDNTRYTLQRSDYDGARAVTLLQSREPILSPSYAPDGQRIAYVSFESRRPEIYIHYVQTGRRERITSFQGLNGAPAWSPDGKRLAFVLSRDGNPEIYVMNLETKEMRRVTNHFAIDTEPTWMDNDTIVFTSDRGGRPQIYKQNINSGGTERLTFVGNYNANAKLSFDGQTMVMVHRQDGYQNFRIAAQDLKRGNLKVLTETSSDESPTVAPNGTMLIYATRQQGRGVLMLVSTNGRARSEIPTQFNDLRVPSWSPYLP is encoded by the coding sequence ATGACTTCAAAGAAACTCGGCGGACTGTTCGTCGCACTGGTCATGTTTTGCTTCGCTGCCCTTGCGCAGGCGCAGAACGTGATCGAGATTACCCGTGGTACGGACCGCGCGACCCCCATCGCGGTCGTACCCTTTGGTTGGAGTGGCAGTGCTCCATTGCCGGAAGATCTGGCGCAGATCACGGGCCAGGATCTGTACAACAGCGGCATGTTTGCCCCGTTCGATCGTCAGAACATGCTCAGCTATCCTACGCGGGCCGAGGAAATATTCCCCCGCGACTGGAAAGTGCTCGGCGTTGATTACGTCGTGGCCGGGCGCGTTACGCATGACGCCGCGGCTGATCGCTATGAAATCGCCTATCACCTGTACGGGGTAGCGCGCGAAGAGCTGCTCATGTCCAAGACGGTCAGCGGGTCGCGCAGCCAGCTGCGTGATCTCGCGCATCATGTCAGCGACCAGGTGTTCGAAGAGCTCACCGGTACGCGCGGAGCATTCAATACCAAGCTGCTATACGTTTCCGCCGAACGTTTTTCCGTGGACAACACGCGCTACACGCTGCAGCGGTCCGATTACGATGGTGCCCGTGCGGTGACCCTCCTGCAGTCGCGCGAGCCGATCCTCAGCCCGAGCTACGCCCCGGATGGCCAGCGTATCGCCTATGTATCCTTCGAATCGAGACGGCCGGAAATCTACATACATTACGTGCAGACCGGCCGCCGCGAGCGCATAACCAGCTTCCAGGGGCTCAACGGAGCTCCGGCCTGGTCCCCCGACGGCAAACGTCTGGCATTCGTGCTGTCCCGCGACGGTAATCCGGAAATCTACGTCATGAACCTTGAGACCAAGGAAATGCGCCGGGTGACCAACCATTTCGCAATCGATACCGAGCCGACCTGGATGGACAACGACACCATCGTGTTCACCTCGGACCGTGGGGGGCGCCCGCAGATCTACAAACAGAACATCAACAGTGGCGGAACAGAGCGGTTGACCTTCGTCGGCAACTACAACGCCAATGCCAAGCTATCCTTCGACGGCCAGACCATGGTCATGGTCCATAGACAGGATGGTTACCAAAACTTCCGTATTGCTGCGCAGGATCTCAAGCGCGGCAATTTGAAGGTATTAACAGAAACGTCGTCGGATGAGTCACCCACTGTTGCACCCAACGGCACTATGTTAATTTATGCTACCCGTCAACAGGGACGGGGCGTGCTCATGCTGGTCTCAACCAATGGTCGTGCACGGTCGGAGATTCCGACACAGTTCAACGACCTGCGCGTACCATCATGGTCCCCATACCTGCCTTAG